Genomic window (Candidatus Thermoplasmatota archaeon):
CGGCCGATTCGCCCTGTCGACCAGGTAGTTGAGAATGGAATCAGTCTTCGATCTCCTTGCCGCTTTCATCGGACTCACCGAATGACGTTATCACGCTCGTCAGGGGCTCAGGCGGGATCTTCAGGCTCGTGCGCCTCCCGCCGATCATGACATGTATCTCGGCCTCGCGGGACCTCGACATGTGCACCTCGGGACTTAACCTGTCGCCCTCGAGCTTCTTCATCAGGAACCGCTTGAACTGCCTCAGCCTCTTCCTGTTCTGGCTCTCGATGCTCGATACCTCGTCCGTGGGGAAGTACCGCTTGAACCGCCCGTCTATCACCGGGACGATCATCCCCAGCCGTTCGAGCGTCGCCAGGCCGGACCGGGCCTTGCTCCTCCCGCCGTCCAGCGCGGCGGTCAGGTCCTCGATGGTGGACCCCTGCCGTTCCAGGACGGCCCTGAAGAGGAGATTGACATCCCTGTCCCCCATCCAGTAGAACGCCTCGATGGCCCTGTCGCCCGAGATCATCTCTGCGGGGTAGTAGATCGTTCTCCCGCTCACGA
Coding sequences:
- a CDS encoding winged helix-turn-helix transcriptional regulator, whose protein sequence is MPRKMGEALKEIVGEGADEKGEKKRRPVSVLMNPNRLRIFQFLCDFPCSHQKRIASGLELSNPTVRWHIQKLILSGYVKGKVVSGRTIYYPAEMISGDRAIEAFYWMGDRDVNLLFRAVLERQGSTIEDLTAALDGGRSKARSGLATLERLGMIVPVIDGRFKRYFPTDEVSSIESQNRKRLRQFKRFLMKKLEGDRLSPEVHMSRSREAEIHVMIGGRRTSLKIPPEPLTSVITSFGESDESGKEIED